A single Aminobacterium mobile DSM 12262 DNA region contains:
- a CDS encoding methyl-accepting chemotaxis protein, whose amino-acid sequence MTIKARLWGMLAAILVVIAIMTGITYYRGTAILVDTISKTGMETAQKGSGLIDSYFDRLTGILDSVAESVRYNWLYHHITDEDVVESFLSCLTQQNKKEGITNIFMGREEDGRFSDGTEWKEPENFDARTRPWYQQAVSAKKMIITDPYLDSISGDLVLSIAIPIYSESGTLLGVVGGDVNLETLAEMVASLKVYGTGEAFLLDRKGTIIASPHTEDIMKANLTQDSKFPDALKSVAQKMVVGETGSATYSYGNEEKMVFYAPSEHGLPLAVFFPVSVITHIIHSLTWMLLAVSVVAVVVVALLVFTIARGLARSIRHMETATNCIAKGNLTTRFNTKGKDEIARISNHLNEMVDRLRELIVSVRHEAVETSQRAETLASLSEETVASMEEVAGSIDQVLERSENSSSALQETNASIQEVAAGAQAAAKSATDGAEGSSKAVNMTETAVEDVNRMIEGISFAVKESQKGAETILALARSVDDISGFVATITSIADQTNLLALNAAIEAARAGEAGRGFAVVAEEVRKLAEESALAAQKVQALIKGLQASSQHSILAAQESEKTLGKTMDQALAAQEKLKEAVSAVARVSESVQSIAAVSEEQAASSEEMTSAIQTVTDATVEVVQSMSNIKNASGDTTKAAEGIALESQNMSRSANGLLRLISQFVVETETEEKGKTTGLVPLK is encoded by the coding sequence GTGACCATTAAAGCCAGACTTTGGGGTATGCTTGCTGCTATTTTGGTTGTAATTGCAATAATGACTGGCATTACGTACTATCGAGGGACTGCTATTTTAGTAGACACTATCAGCAAAACTGGCATGGAAACGGCACAAAAGGGATCAGGACTTATTGATAGCTATTTTGATCGTTTAACAGGCATTCTTGATTCGGTAGCAGAATCAGTACGTTATAACTGGCTGTATCATCATATTACAGATGAAGATGTTGTAGAGTCCTTCCTTTCATGTCTGACACAGCAAAATAAGAAAGAAGGAATCACTAACATCTTTATGGGACGGGAAGAAGATGGCCGTTTTTCTGACGGGACAGAATGGAAAGAACCAGAGAATTTTGATGCTCGGACTCGTCCGTGGTATCAACAGGCTGTATCGGCTAAAAAGATGATCATTACAGATCCATATTTAGATTCCATTTCAGGAGATTTGGTTTTATCTATAGCAATCCCTATCTACAGTGAATCGGGCACCCTTCTTGGAGTAGTTGGGGGGGATGTTAATCTTGAAACCTTGGCAGAGATGGTTGCTTCCTTGAAGGTTTATGGTACAGGAGAAGCTTTTTTACTTGATCGTAAGGGAACTATTATCGCATCTCCTCATACTGAAGATATTATGAAAGCAAATTTGACTCAAGACAGCAAATTCCCTGATGCACTAAAATCTGTAGCACAAAAGATGGTTGTAGGTGAAACCGGTTCGGCGACCTATAGTTATGGTAATGAAGAGAAAATGGTTTTTTATGCTCCTTCAGAGCACGGGCTGCCTCTGGCTGTTTTTTTCCCTGTATCAGTTATCACGCATATTATTCATTCTTTGACATGGATGCTCTTGGCAGTATCTGTAGTAGCAGTTGTTGTTGTGGCTCTTCTTGTCTTTACTATTGCTCGAGGACTGGCTCGTTCTATTCGTCATATGGAAACAGCAACAAATTGTATTGCCAAAGGGAACTTGACAACTCGTTTTAACACAAAAGGTAAAGACGAGATTGCTCGTATTTCTAACCATCTCAACGAAATGGTGGATCGTCTTCGGGAACTTATTGTTTCTGTTCGCCATGAAGCCGTAGAAACCTCTCAACGAGCAGAAACACTTGCATCTCTCTCGGAAGAAACAGTTGCTTCCATGGAGGAAGTTGCCGGTTCCATCGACCAGGTTTTGGAGAGAAGTGAAAACAGTTCGTCTGCGTTGCAAGAGACGAATGCTTCTATTCAGGAAGTAGCTGCTGGTGCTCAGGCGGCTGCGAAATCGGCTACTGACGGGGCGGAAGGGTCATCGAAAGCGGTGAATATGACGGAAACAGCAGTAGAGGATGTGAACCGGATGATAGAAGGCATCTCTTTCGCTGTAAAAGAATCTCAAAAAGGGGCAGAAACGATCCTTGCTCTTGCACGTTCTGTAGACGATATCTCAGGTTTTGTCGCCACTATTACCTCCATAGCCGATCAGACGAATCTCCTAGCTCTCAATGCCGCTATAGAAGCAGCCCGAGCTGGCGAAGCGGGACGTGGTTTTGCCGTCGTAGCTGAAGAAGTTCGAAAATTAGCGGAAGAATCGGCCTTAGCCGCGCAGAAAGTTCAAGCTCTTATTAAGGGGCTTCAGGCAAGCTCTCAGCACTCCATTTTGGCAGCACAGGAGAGCGAGAAGACTCTTGGAAAAACTATGGATCAAGCTTTGGCTGCCCAAGAGAAGCTGAAGGAAGCCGTGTCGGCCGTGGCGAGAGTATCTGAATCCGTTCAGAGCATTGCGGCTGTCTCAGAAGAACAGGCAGCTTCCAGTGAGGAAATGACAAGCGCAATTCAGACAGTTACCGATGCTACAGTGGAAGTAGTGCAATCTATGAGCAACATAAAAAATGCCTCTGGAGATACGACGAAAGCCGCAGAGGGCATAGCTTTGGAATCTCAAAATATGTCTCGGTCTGCAAATGGTTTACTCCGTCTCATCTCCCAATTTGTAGTGGAAACAGAGACAGAAGAAAAAGGAAAAACTACAGGCCTCGTTCCTTTGAAATAA
- a CDS encoding methyl-accepting chemotaxis protein, translating into MGFNRLGTRVTAIVVALILVAVVGVGFFAVQKSSQALENAAVEYENAEAERIASALDNTFGRFNGLLLALNATVRTRFKPVMAKALGMEAYVAQFAATNVQFISELGSQVEETREIFICFNPEEFDSDQVHMVSFSRENADSIFTFSDKTAYTAQDLLNRKTQQTSWFWRPIDTQQPVWGDVITNDVEEKIPYSMPVEIEGKTIAVIGMIFDYSFVQDTLKDVKFYDTGYAFLLNRDLRFMYHPEYSFNGPTASEIEGGLLADYVKGMLANPKGIFSHEIKGKSVSTAYRTLENGFILGITAPKDEALAAIPVLRKAILIGVLAAVAVAVIVVFFFSRSISNPLTHVVSKAKEIGSTGDLSVQMDTSSSIMEIQELVGAFNTLINSVGHVVLAIRDDAEEVLNKAEHLSTSAEQGSAAAQQVAALADKVSQNTQDSAAAVEQANAGVQEVAASAQAGAKTAAEAGESASQISEVADRGGKAVDDIASLINEVAKAGEKVGSAIGELSGSVEGITGFVNTITQIADQTNLLALNAAIEAARAGDAGRGFAVVAEEVRKLAEESSRAASQVSDVISEIANRTKAAISDQKGSEEKVRVLVDKAAETKAVIDDVVEKIAVVTESVQTIAATMEEQSASAQEMTAGMDNVARTSQEIADQVGSITQSMDEQGRVSQSISEAAEELVQLSGEMQKSVAQFKLKKEMEDMKDMEGPEKLEESEERAGLLPA; encoded by the coding sequence ATGGGTTTTAACAGACTTGGCACTCGAGTTACAGCTATTGTCGTTGCTCTGATTCTTGTTGCTGTGGTTGGCGTAGGCTTTTTTGCTGTTCAAAAAAGCTCTCAGGCTCTTGAAAACGCGGCTGTTGAATATGAAAATGCCGAAGCGGAACGGATCGCCAGTGCTCTGGATAATACTTTCGGACGATTTAATGGCCTCTTGTTGGCCCTTAATGCGACTGTTCGAACCCGTTTTAAGCCTGTAATGGCTAAGGCCCTTGGAATGGAAGCTTATGTAGCTCAGTTTGCTGCCACTAACGTTCAATTCATTTCGGAACTGGGAAGCCAGGTAGAGGAAACGAGGGAAATTTTTATCTGTTTTAACCCTGAGGAATTCGATTCAGATCAAGTGCACATGGTTTCCTTCTCCAGGGAAAATGCCGATTCAATCTTCACTTTCTCTGATAAAACAGCATATACCGCACAAGATCTTCTTAATAGGAAAACACAGCAGACATCATGGTTCTGGCGTCCTATTGATACGCAACAGCCAGTTTGGGGCGACGTTATTACCAACGATGTAGAGGAAAAGATCCCCTATTCGATGCCTGTAGAGATAGAGGGTAAAACTATAGCGGTTATTGGCATGATTTTTGACTATTCTTTTGTTCAGGATACATTAAAGGACGTGAAATTCTACGATACGGGGTATGCTTTCCTCCTCAACAGAGATCTTCGTTTTATGTATCACCCAGAGTACTCCTTTAATGGGCCTACAGCCTCTGAAATAGAAGGAGGGCTTCTCGCAGATTACGTTAAAGGGATGCTCGCTAATCCAAAAGGTATTTTCTCCCACGAAATAAAGGGTAAATCTGTATCTACTGCTTATCGCACTTTAGAAAATGGCTTTATTCTTGGTATCACTGCTCCTAAAGACGAGGCGTTAGCAGCAATTCCTGTTCTTCGAAAAGCTATTTTGATTGGAGTTCTGGCGGCAGTAGCCGTAGCTGTTATAGTCGTCTTCTTCTTTTCACGGAGCATTTCGAATCCTCTTACTCATGTGGTGTCTAAAGCGAAAGAAATAGGTTCTACGGGTGACCTTTCTGTCCAGATGGATACCTCTTCCTCCATTATGGAAATTCAGGAATTGGTAGGTGCTTTTAACACGCTTATAAATAGTGTGGGGCATGTGGTCCTCGCCATTCGGGATGATGCAGAAGAGGTTCTAAATAAGGCGGAACATTTAAGTACCTCAGCAGAACAAGGTTCCGCTGCGGCTCAACAGGTAGCTGCCCTTGCGGATAAAGTTAGCCAAAATACGCAGGATTCAGCGGCAGCAGTGGAACAGGCCAACGCCGGTGTTCAAGAAGTGGCTGCCAGCGCTCAGGCAGGAGCGAAGACAGCTGCAGAAGCAGGGGAAAGTGCTTCCCAGATTTCAGAGGTAGCTGATCGCGGAGGGAAGGCTGTTGATGATATTGCCTCTTTGATTAACGAAGTAGCAAAAGCCGGCGAAAAAGTAGGATCGGCAATTGGCGAGCTCTCGGGGTCTGTAGAGGGAATTACAGGATTTGTCAACACCATTACTCAGATCGCAGATCAGACGAACCTTTTGGCTCTTAATGCTGCTATTGAAGCGGCTAGGGCGGGAGATGCGGGACGGGGTTTTGCTGTTGTGGCTGAAGAAGTTCGAAAACTTGCGGAGGAATCAAGTCGTGCTGCATCTCAGGTAAGCGACGTTATTTCAGAAATCGCTAATAGAACGAAGGCGGCTATCTCCGATCAAAAGGGTTCAGAAGAAAAAGTGCGTGTTCTTGTTGATAAAGCTGCTGAAACAAAGGCAGTGATTGACGATGTTGTAGAAAAAATAGCGGTCGTTACAGAAAGCGTTCAGACTATTGCTGCTACCATGGAAGAGCAATCTGCAAGTGCTCAGGAGATGACAGCTGGTATGGATAATGTAGCGCGAACAAGCCAGGAAATAGCCGATCAGGTCGGCTCTATTACCCAATCTATGGATGAACAGGGACGAGTTTCTCAGTCTATTTCTGAAGCGGCAGAAGAGTTGGTTCAGCTGAGCGGAGAAATGCAGAAATCTGTAGCGCAGTTTAAGCTGAAAAAAGAGATGGAAGATATGAAGGACATGGAAGGACCTGAAAAACTTGAAGAGTCAGAAGAGCGGGCGGGGCTTCTTCCTGCATAA